The window CTTCATTCAAATTTGCACTAAATTCTTCACCTTCTTTAGGTAAGAAAATCAATCTTTCACAAATAATATTAATGCTTGAACGATTTTGATCATGTTCATCAACCCACTTAGAAGTTTCTAAACGTCCTTTAATAGCAATCCCCATTCCTTTATATAAATAATCTTGAGCTTTTTTATGTAAAGCATCAAATAAATTCATTCTAAAGTAGTCTGTTTCATATTGTCCTTGATAGTTTTTATATGGTCTCATCACAGATACTCTTAAGTCTGTATAATTCACTCCATTTTCACTTTGTTTCGCTTCGAAACTTACAACTCTTCCAATTAAATTAACAAATGTCATTTTTAATTACCTCTTTCCTTTACATCAATCATTATAAAACGTTCATTTTTTAAATAAAAATTCTACTTTTATGTTTAAAATGGGTAATATAAATATTTTTTCATAAAAAAAGTGATGGAATCTTCCATCACCTATTCTTTTATGATTTTTTTTA of the Acholeplasma hippikon genome contains:
- a CDS encoding single-stranded DNA-binding protein, coding for MTFVNLIGRVVSFEAKQSENGVNYTDLRVSVMRPYKNYQGQYETDYFRMNLFDALHKKAQDYLYKGMGIAIKGRLETSKWVDEHDQNRSSINIICERLIFLPKEGEEFSANLNEE